Below is a genomic region from Polyodon spathula isolate WHYD16114869_AA unplaced genomic scaffold, ASM1765450v1 scaffolds_2632, whole genome shotgun sequence.
GCGGGTCACAGAGactgcactgcacagtgcagactggttcctctctcctccctgccctgCTCCCTCCCCCTCACCGCGGGACACAGAGactgcactgcacagtgcagactggttcctctctcctccctgccctgCTCCTCACCTTGTTCCCCAGCTCGTTGGAGAGCAGCGCCTGCTTTATCGCTCCGATTCTCCCATCCATCATATCTGAAGGAGCCACGATGTGACAGCCTGAAAACACAGAGGCAGCGTTAACATCAGAACAGCCTCGACCACAGAGGGGAGGAATGAGgttcccactgcatagcagtgtaatccactcctggttttaccatCAACTactacctagacacactggggctgatcaagcttgcaaaccaggagtcttacttccatccctgctaGATGTGGGAATGAGAGTCTGTCGCTCACTAACACAGAGTGGCTGAAGCAGGCAGGTCCAGCCTGGGAGTCAGGACTGGGACCCTGGTCTCTGGACCGGGACCCTGGTAATagattcagttcagtctctctcTGACTCACCTGCCTGTGCGTACGCCAGGGCCACCTCTGCCAGTCGCTGGCAACTCGCTGCGCTGTCCAGAGAGCCGTCCTCCCGCAGGATCCCTGagtggagacagacagacagacagcgtgTGAGACTCAGactgtgcagacagacagacagacagcatgaAACTGTGCTGACGCTCTCTATGTGCCAGCGCTGTGCGTACCGCAGTGCCCATGCGAGGTGTAGGGACACAAGCACACGTCGCAGGCCAGCAGCAGCTCAGGGAACGCAGAGCGCAGCTTCCGAAGGGCCTGCACAGCTGGGGTGTCGTCTGAGTCGGCCGCAGAGCCTTGCTCATcctgcagggggcagcagagGAGTGGATTTGAGAACACTCAAAGGCAGGATTATCCACACAGACTACATTATGTTTAAGTGTAAAGATTATAATTATAATGCTTTACTGCACAAAGTGCGAGCCCTGGGCAGGTACAGCCCTCATTCTCCTACCTTGGGAACACTGGCTGGGACTCCAAAGATCAGGACGCACTTCAGCCCGTCGTCCACCAGAGGGCGCAGCATCCCTTCCAGGTTGTTGACTCCATACCTGCAATGTGGGACAGGGAGGGAGTTACCATGTGACACAACGAAACCACGCCCCCTGCCACTACCGCCAAGCAGGAGTGCTGCCAGGCAGCCCTGTCAAGAGCGAGCCAACCTGTTAGCAATCATGCAAACATGTCACTGCCAGTTCAACCAGACAAGGAAGCTGGATATTCAAACTGGCATGTGAAACTAAAGCAAACAATGAGCAATGAACACACTGTATTCCTTCCTGAAAACAAGGCGCCCCGAGGATCAGCTTCAATACGTCATGAAAGCAGGAAAGAGGGATTCTAAACGCCTTTCAAATCTGAGGACCTCCGAGATCACAAATAAGCATTGCAGAAGTGCTCCGCGAATTCCAGCACAGGCTTGTGAACGAAGGGAAACAAAAGCTTCTGCAAGACCGAAGCGGAGTGATTTCACTTGTGATCTGCAGGGCTGGGGCTCCCTAAGAgctcctccctgtgtgtgtggggCTCCCTGAGAgctcctccctgtgtgtgtggggCTCCCTGAGAgctcctccctgtgtgtgtggggCTCCCTGAGAgctcctccctgtgtgtgtggggCTCCCTGAGAgctcctccctgtgtgtgtggggCTCTCCCCGCCTGCACTGCAACGTCTCCGCTCCTTATCACCCCTTCCCAGCTCCACACCCCTCCCTGTCCCCACCAGAGTCCCaacagcctcctctcgtttgtaagcttttCTGACGTTCTCTCTCTGACCTGCTTGAATAAATACTGAAGCAGCCGAGGCTCCTACCTGGCCTGTCCAGGAAGGCTGGCAATCGGCTCCACTGCGTCCGGACTGTCCCTGAAAGAGTTAAACAGAGCGACATTACCCCCCCTGCTCGTTAACGAGACGGCTCTCACTGCAAAGCTAATGCACTGTGAGCAATGAGACAGCTCTCTCTGCAATGCTAATGCAATGGCCTGCACTGTCCACTACTCCTTTATTAAGCGCAGTTGAAAATGCTCCTTCGTTTGAATGAAGTCTCACAGGATCTGCTCACACTGCTGAGTGACTGGTCTGACTCCCAttcctgctcacacacacacactggcagaaACCGAAGCCCTGGCTTACGTGACGAAGATGGGGTAGATGAGGCTGCTGGCGCTGAAGCTGGTGCTGCAGGTCTGCCAGGCGCGCAGGGTGGGGTGGAAATACCCGCTGTGCAGGACAGAGTCAGCCGACTGCATGGCTGGAGATACCAGGGGCACTGAGACAGGAAACActgcgagagagagacagagaacgccgtgagagagagagagggaacactgtgagagagagacagggaacACCGTGATAGAGAGACAGGGAACACAGAGAGACATGTGGATCACTGTTTTTACCTATTCTGTCTACATAAAAAACCCAGTTGATTATACTTACCGCTGTCCTTCTTGGTTTGGGTTGAGGGCTGGCTGTTACTCCCCTCTATAGATGCTTCGAACCTGTGTGCTGTAATCGGAATACAATTCGAGAGAATTCCTTACTTTCTTTATACACAAGGTGGCACAGTC
It encodes:
- the LOC121310837 gene encoding delta-aminolevulinic acid dehydratase-like, which translates into the protein MTSKWAKYGKRYSKSWEAEACLKDWIAPVAGLDTKALCKFCRCQIRAHHADLVQHTKTEKHKRNYTKPSPPSPSPRLTGIPAHRFEASIEGSNSQPSTQTKKDSVFPVSVPLVSPAMQSADSVLHSGYFHPTLRAWQTCSTSFSASSLIYPIFVTDSPDAVEPIASLPGQARYGVNNLEGMLRPLVDDGLKCVLIFGVPASVPKDEQGSAADSDDTPAVQALRKLRSAFPELLLACDVCLCPYTSHGHCGILREDGSLDSAASCQRLAEVALAYAQAGCHIVAPSDMMDGRIGAIKQALLSNELGNK